CTACCCCGGGGTCGGGCTGACGCTGGTGCGGGCACCCGACGCCGAGTACCTGTACGCCTGCTGCCGCGCCTATAACGACTGGCTGGCCGAGTTCTGTCAGCCCTACCCTGATCGTTTGAAGGGCGTGGGCATGATTCCGTGCCGGGGCCCGGTTGAGTGGGCGGTCGAAGAAACCGAACGGTGTGCCGAGTTGGGTCTGGTCAGCGTGATGTTGCCCGCCTGGGTCGATGACCGCCCGTATAATCTGCCCGACTGGGATCCGCTGTGGGCGGCCATGCAAGACATGGGGCTGATTGCCAGCATCCACATCGGCGGCCGTGATCCGTTCGGGCGGGCCCACGGTCCGGGTGCGGGGGGGATCATCATCGGTATCGTCAAGTTTGAGATGAACGACACCCTGCAACACCTGATCTGGGGTGGCGCGCCGGTCCGCTTTCCCAAACTCAAGTGGGCGCTGGTCGAAAGCGGCATCGGCTGGATTGGGGCCGCCCTGGGCTTCATGGACCACTGGTGGCAGGACCACAAGGGCTGGATGGAACCTCGCCTGCCCGAACCGCCCAGCACCTATTTTCATCGCCAGTTCTACGCCACCTTCGAGGACGACCGGGCCGGCGTGCTGACCCGCGAGCTGATGGGTGTGGAGAACATCATGTGGGGCTCGGATTACCCGCATACCGAAGGGGTATGGCCGTTCTCCCGCAAACAGGTGGCCGACAACTTCGCCTCGATTCCGGACGTCGACACCCGCAAGATTGTCCACGACAACACGGCCAAGCTGTACGGTTTCTCGATGGAGTAAACGGTTGGCATGCGAGGGGTGTGGCAAAAATTGGCGGCCTGGCTTGGCGGGCGGGCGGCCACGCCCCGGCCATCCCGCAGCTATACGTTTCCCCTGTCCGACTTCCCGGACGGACAGGGTACATCGCTGAGCGTCGGAGGAAAACGGCTGGCCGTTTTCCATCTGGGCAAGCGAGTGTTTGTGATCGAGAATAGCTGCTCGCATAACCGTTCTCCCCTGGTCGGCGGGCTGGTCTCGGGCACGGTGGTGACCTGCCGGACGCATCGGGCACGTTTCAGTCTGGAAACTGGGCAGGCCGTGGGTGGCCCGACCCGCCGACCGGTTCGGACCTATCCGGTGACGGTTGCCGAGGGACGGGTCGTGATTACGGTCAGCTGAGTGCAGCCCGGAGCCGAGGAGACGAGACAGGCGTATGCCAAAACCGTTTTGGGAAACCAAGTCTCTGGCCCAGATGAGCAAGGCCGAGTGGGAATCGCTGTGTGACGGGTGTGGACGCTGCTGTCTGCATAAGATTGAGGACGAGGACGGTGTGGTGTATACCAACGTGGCCTGCCATCTCCTTGACCCCCACACCTGTCGGTGTACCAACTATGCCGAGCGCCAGCGCTGGGTGCCGGACTGTCGCATCCTCAGCCCACAGACGGTGGGGCAGATCCGCTGGCTGCCACGCACATGCGCCTACCGGCGGCTGCACGAGGGCAGAGGCTTGGCTTGGTGGCACCCGCTCAAGTCCGGCAGTCCGGACACGGTCCATCAGGCCGGGATTTCGGTCCGCGGCAGCATTGTGTCAGAAAAGCTGGTTCCGCTCGACCGCCTTGATGACTACATTATCGACTGGATTGAGTCGTAAGGGCGAATATCGCCTAGCCTGCCCCGTCCGCCTCCCACTCCCACGGCAGGGCGTATTTCTTCTTGCTGTTGCAGGCTTTACAGGCCGGAACGATATTGCCCTTGGTTGATCGGCCACCCCGCACCAGGGGGATGAGGTGGTCCATGGTCAGCTCGGCGGGCGGGAAGCGCTCGTGACAGTAGTGACACAGGCCGCCCGCCCGCCGGCGTTTCCACCATTCAGAGCGGCGCAACTCACGGGCACGATTTTTTTCGTGCAGGATGTCAGCTGCGCTCGCGTCTGAGAAAAAGGGCTTCATGCGGTCTGGCTCAGTGCGAGCCTTCCGACGAATGTTCCTCTGACGATCCACCACAGCCACCAGCGTTTTCGTCGCCAGTGTTCTCGTCCTTCTTGTCGGACGCTTCCTGCCCAGCCTCGGCCTCACCTTCGTGCTGATCGGCCCACACAGCTGGGGCCGTAAAGCTGAGGCCCAAGGCAAGCGCCACGGCGGTGATGAGTGTTCTCTTTCGCATAGGTGTTCTCCTCCCCTATCGTTAAAGTACTCGCTGCCCACCCTGAGCAGCGAGCCACTTCCTCAGTAGCCTATTTTGCGGGGATTGAGAACTCCCCCTGGCGAAGCTGCCAACCGCGTGGGTGACGACCCGACGGGCTCAGACTGCCTGACATCAGTTCCAGCAAACCGCCTCACGCTCTGGAAAACATGAAGTATCGGGGCCTCATCCGGCTGCGATGCTACGGGAAAAAACGCCAGGCATCCCGGATCAGCCTTCCAGCCGAGCGCTTTGTGTTCCCGGACGGCTTTCGCTATGGTGATGCCAGCCCTCTGTGCCTGAGCTACTGGCACCACACACGGGGGCGAGAGGGACGGCGATGGAGCACTACGACTGCATTGTGATCGGCACCGGCGGAGTGGGCAGCGCGGCGCTGTTTCATCTGGCCCAGCGTGGCGTGCGAGCCCTGGGCATCGACCGTTTTCCACCCGGCCACGACCGGGGCAGCTCACACGGCAACACGCGCCTCATTCGGCTGGCCTATATGGAGCACCCGGACTACGTCCCGCTGCTGCGGCGGGCCTACACCTTATGGGCCGACCTGTCCGAACGCTGTGCCCAGCAGCTGTATACCGAAACGGGCCTGCTTGAGGTCGGGCCGGCCGACGGGTTCATGGTACCCGGCGTGCGGGCCAGCGCCCGCGCTCACGGTCTGGCGGTTGATGAACTGAGCGCGGCCGAAGCCGAACAGCGCTTCCCCGGCTTTCGGGTGCCCCCGAGCATGACCGCCGTGTTCGAGCAGCAGGCCGGCTATCTGCGCGTTGAGGCGTGTATTCTGGCCCATATTAATCACGCCCAGCGGGCTGGCGTCCAGCTACGCAGCAATGAAGTCGTACAGGACTGGCGGGCCGACGG
The DNA window shown above is from Desulfurellaceae bacterium and carries:
- a CDS encoding HNH endonuclease, with the protein product MKPFFSDASAADILHEKNRARELRRSEWWKRRRAGGLCHYCHERFPPAELTMDHLIPLVRGGRSTKGNIVPACKACNSKKKYALPWEWEADGAG
- a CDS encoding YcgN family cysteine cluster protein, producing the protein MPKPFWETKSLAQMSKAEWESLCDGCGRCCLHKIEDEDGVVYTNVACHLLDPHTCRCTNYAERQRWVPDCRILSPQTVGQIRWLPRTCAYRRLHEGRGLAWWHPLKSGSPDTVHQAGISVRGSIVSEKLVPLDRLDDYIIDWIES
- a CDS encoding amidohydrolase yields the protein MTAEYTQRLLSSDSHIVEPADLWLTRMDKKWRDKAPRIEALDETGDYIVIDGLRPRPLAFEGPMADLKAQGLDIPKPKGFKHSENRPGCWDPDERLKDQDLDGVSGEVVYPGVGLTLVRAPDAEYLYACCRAYNDWLAEFCQPYPDRLKGVGMIPCRGPVEWAVEETERCAELGLVSVMLPAWVDDRPYNLPDWDPLWAAMQDMGLIASIHIGGRDPFGRAHGPGAGGIIIGIVKFEMNDTLQHLIWGGAPVRFPKLKWALVESGIGWIGAALGFMDHWWQDHKGWMEPRLPEPPSTYFHRQFYATFEDDRAGVLTRELMGVENIMWGSDYPHTEGVWPFSRKQVADNFASIPDVDTRKIVHDNTAKLYGFSME
- a CDS encoding Rieske 2Fe-2S domain-containing protein, with the translated sequence MRGVWQKLAAWLGGRAATPRPSRSYTFPLSDFPDGQGTSLSVGGKRLAVFHLGKRVFVIENSCSHNRSPLVGGLVSGTVVTCRTHRARFSLETGQAVGGPTRRPVRTYPVTVAEGRVVITVS